From a region of the Flavobacterium sediminilitoris genome:
- the trhO gene encoding oxygen-dependent tRNA uridine(34) hydroxylase TrhO yields MQLYNTLSAEERVELIDQAGQQRLTLSFYAYAKIEDPKKFRDDLFIAWNALDALGRIYVAHEGINAQMSVPAENFETFRDTLEVYSFMKGIRLNVAIEQDDHSFLKLTIKVRHKIVADGLNDDTFDVTNKGIHLKAKEFNTLLEDPNTIVVDFRNHYESEIGHFKGAITPDVDTFRESLPIINEQLNQYKEEKNLLMYCTGGIRCEKASAYFKHQGFKNVYQLEGGIIEYARQVKTEGLESKFIGKNFVFDHRLGERITDDIIAQCHQCGAPCDNHTNCENDGCHLLFIQCDSCKESMQNCCSAECLETIHLPLVEQVKLRSGIQNGNMVFKKGKSKVLKFKKSGDLEDKPLAKVSKTNSIRQKIAIKKVLVGKAEHYYVKAEIGLFIVENQEIKIGDKILISGPTTGNQELILDKMLVNGKETDVAKKGDKITFKVPFRIRLSDKLFKIIK; encoded by the coding sequence ATGCAACTGTATAACACATTAAGCGCAGAAGAAAGAGTTGAGCTTATCGATCAAGCAGGACAACAAAGGCTAACTTTGTCTTTCTATGCGTATGCCAAAATTGAAGATCCAAAAAAATTTCGTGATGATTTATTTATTGCTTGGAATGCACTTGATGCTCTAGGTAGAATTTATGTTGCACATGAAGGAATAAACGCTCAAATGAGCGTTCCGGCAGAAAACTTTGAAACTTTTAGAGATACACTAGAGGTTTATTCTTTTATGAAAGGAATAAGACTCAATGTAGCAATAGAGCAAGATGATCATTCTTTTTTAAAACTTACAATTAAAGTACGCCATAAAATAGTTGCTGATGGATTGAATGATGATACATTTGATGTTACGAACAAAGGCATTCATCTTAAAGCAAAAGAATTTAACACTCTTTTAGAAGACCCAAACACTATTGTAGTTGATTTTAGGAATCATTATGAAAGTGAGATTGGACATTTTAAAGGAGCAATTACACCAGATGTAGATACATTTAGAGAGAGTTTGCCAATAATTAACGAGCAGTTAAATCAATATAAGGAAGAGAAAAATCTTCTAATGTATTGTACTGGAGGTATTCGTTGTGAAAAAGCAAGTGCTTATTTTAAACACCAAGGCTTTAAAAATGTGTATCAATTAGAAGGTGGAATTATTGAATATGCACGACAAGTAAAAACAGAAGGATTAGAAAGTAAATTTATAGGTAAAAATTTTGTTTTTGATCATCGATTAGGAGAAAGAATAACAGACGATATTATTGCTCAATGCCATCAATGTGGTGCTCCATGTGATAATCATACAAATTGTGAAAATGATGGTTGTCATTTGCTTTTTATACAGTGTGATAGTTGTAAAGAGAGTATGCAAAATTGTTGTTCTGCTGAATGTTTAGAAACTATTCATCTGCCATTGGTGGAACAGGTTAAGTTAAGAAGTGGAATTCAAAACGGGAATATGGTTTTCAAAAAAGGGAAATCTAAAGTTTTGAAATTCAAAAAAAGTGGTGATTTAGAAGATAAGCCATTAGCTAAAGTTTCAAAAACAAATAGTATTCGTCAAAAAATAGCAATAAAAAAAGTTTTGGTAGGGAAAGCAGAACATTATTATGTGAAAGCGGAAATTGGACTTTTTATTGTAGAAAATCAAGAAATAAAAATAGGAGACAAGATTTTAATTTCAGGTCCAACAACAGGGAATCAAGAATTGATTTTAGATAAAATGTTGGTAAACGGAAAAGAGACTGATGTGGCTAAAAAAGGAGATAAAATAACCTTTAAAGTTCCTTTTAGAATTAGACTTTCAGATAAATTATTTAAAATTATTAAGTAA
- the radA gene encoding DNA repair protein RadA, which yields MSKIKTSFFCQNCGTSFSKWQGQCHACKEWNTIVEEVIQKEEKTAWKTASNSVVKAAKPLLIKEIDSSQEIRLNTTDSELNRVLGGGLVPGSLTLLGGEPGIGKSTLLLQISLKLPYKTLYVSGEESQKQIKMRAERIMPNSDNCYILTETKTQNIFKQIQEMQPEIVIIDSIQTLHTDYIESSAGSISQIRECTTELIKFAKETNVPVILIGHITKDGTIAGPKILEHMVDTVLQFEGDRNHVYRILRSLKNRFGSTAELGIYEMLGNGLREVDNPSEILISHKDEELSGTAIACTLEGMRPLMIEIQSLVSSAVYGTPQRSTTGYNAKRLNMILAVLEKRAGFRLGTKDVFLNVTGGISVEDTAIDLAVVAAILSSNEDIPIAEGFCFAGEVGLSGEIRPVNRIDQRIQEAEKLGFTTILVSRHNKLSLKNTKIKVVLVSKIEDVVSELFG from the coding sequence ATGAGTAAAATTAAAACTTCCTTTTTTTGTCAAAATTGTGGCACTTCTTTTTCAAAATGGCAAGGACAATGCCATGCTTGTAAAGAATGGAATACTATTGTAGAAGAAGTAATTCAAAAGGAAGAAAAAACAGCTTGGAAAACAGCCTCTAACTCTGTTGTTAAAGCTGCTAAACCATTGCTTATAAAAGAAATTGATAGCTCCCAAGAAATTAGATTAAATACTACAGATAGTGAATTAAATCGTGTATTAGGAGGAGGCTTAGTTCCTGGATCATTAACTCTTTTAGGAGGTGAACCAGGAATAGGAAAAAGCACACTTTTACTTCAAATTTCTTTAAAATTACCTTACAAAACACTTTACGTTTCAGGTGAAGAAAGTCAGAAGCAAATTAAAATGCGCGCTGAACGAATAATGCCAAATAGTGATAATTGCTATATTCTTACTGAAACTAAAACACAGAATATTTTTAAACAAATTCAGGAGATGCAACCTGAAATTGTTATTATAGATTCTATACAAACTTTGCATACAGATTATATTGAATCTTCAGCGGGTAGTATTTCTCAAATTAGAGAATGTACTACAGAGCTGATTAAATTTGCTAAAGAAACCAATGTTCCTGTTATTTTAATTGGACATATTACCAAAGACGGAACCATTGCAGGACCAAAAATTTTAGAGCACATGGTAGATACTGTACTACAATTTGAAGGCGATCGCAATCACGTATATCGAATTCTCCGTTCTTTAAAAAACAGATTCGGATCAACAGCAGAACTAGGGATTTATGAAATGTTAGGAAATGGATTAAGAGAAGTAGATAATCCATCTGAAATTTTGATTTCACATAAAGACGAAGAGCTTTCAGGAACAGCTATTGCTTGTACTCTTGAAGGCATGCGCCCTTTGATGATAGAGATTCAATCCCTTGTTAGTTCCGCAGTCTATGGAACACCGCAGCGAAGTACCACAGGGTATAATGCTAAACGACTTAATATGATTTTGGCTGTTCTGGAAAAAAGAGCAGGGTTTAGATTAGGAACAAAAGATGTTTTTCTAAATGTTACAGGTGGAATTTCTGTAGAAGACACAGCGATTGATTTAGCTGTTGTTGCTGCAATTCTGTCTTCTAATGAAGACATTCCTATTGCAGAAGGATTTTGCTTTGCTGGTGAAGTTGGACTTTCTGGAGAAATAAGACCAGTAAATCGTATTGACCAACGCATTCAAGAAGCAGAGAAACTAGGTTTCACAACTATCTTAGTTTCTAGACACAACAAACTATCTTTAAAAAACACAAAAATTAAGGTCGTTTTAGTTTCAAAAATTGAAGACGTAGTTAGTGAATTATTTGGATAA
- a CDS encoding alpha/beta hydrolase yields the protein MKIKLFLLFILITSFAFSQKTVETIQSKKLGEERSFTVSLPVNYEFDTDKKYPILVLLDGEYLLSPFEGIVKYGNYWDDLPEMIIVAVNQNYGETRFNDSEFDSNGLPSGKGASFFEFIGFELLPYLESKFRTQPFRIIAGHDTTAGFLNFYLYKDNPIFNGYISLAPEMAPEMEKRISERLAIIKKPLFYYQATGEGDIKEINDGAKALDNNINALQNKTFKYRFDEFKGASHYSLVAQAIPQALYFIFDGYQPISMVEFQEKIVTLDKGYTQYLIDKYTNLEQNLGLKIQPRLTDFKAIEAAILKNKAYLELQDLGKYADKQYPKTTLGTFHQALYYEKVGEYKKAIKEYRKAYTLTDIRELTKSYMLDRAESLKDKKDESTVEELAEPTSEEGEKKDGE from the coding sequence ATGAAAATTAAATTATTTTTACTATTTATTTTAATAACTTCATTTGCTTTTTCTCAAAAAACAGTTGAAACGATTCAATCAAAAAAGTTAGGAGAAGAAAGAAGTTTTACAGTTTCTCTTCCAGTTAATTATGAGTTTGATACGGATAAAAAATATCCGATTTTAGTTTTATTAGATGGAGAATATCTTCTATCTCCTTTTGAAGGAATAGTAAAATATGGAAATTATTGGGATGATTTACCTGAAATGATAATTGTAGCAGTAAATCAAAATTATGGAGAAACTCGTTTTAATGATAGTGAATTTGACAGTAATGGTTTACCTTCTGGAAAAGGAGCAAGTTTTTTTGAGTTTATCGGATTTGAATTATTACCTTATCTTGAAAGTAAATTTAGAACACAACCTTTTAGAATTATTGCAGGGCATGATACTACTGCTGGATTCTTAAATTTTTACCTATACAAAGACAATCCTATTTTTAATGGTTATATATCATTAGCACCTGAAATGGCACCTGAAATGGAAAAAAGAATTTCAGAAAGATTAGCAATTATAAAGAAACCTCTTTTTTATTATCAAGCTACAGGAGAAGGCGATATTAAAGAAATTAATGATGGAGCTAAAGCTTTAGATAATAATATTAATGCACTTCAAAATAAGACTTTCAAATACCGTTTTGATGAATTTAAAGGAGCATCTCACTATTCATTAGTTGCACAAGCTATTCCTCAGGCATTGTATTTTATTTTTGATGGTTATCAACCTATTTCAATGGTTGAATTTCAAGAAAAAATTGTAACATTAGATAAAGGATATACACAATACTTAATTGATAAATATACTAATTTAGAACAAAATCTTGGACTAAAAATTCAACCTCGTTTAACTGATTTTAAAGCAATTGAAGCTGCAATCTTAAAAAACAAAGCATATTTAGAATTACAAGATTTAGGAAAATATGCTGATAAACAATACCCAAAAACTACTTTAGGAACTTTTCATCAAGCATTATATTATGAAAAAGTTGGAGAATATAAAAAAGCTATAAAAGAATATAGGAAGGCATATACATTGACAGATATAAGAGAATTAACAAAATCGTATATGCTTGATAGAGCAGAAAGCTTAAAAGATAAAAAAGACGAATCTACAGTAGAAGAACTTGCTGAGCCAACTTCAGAAGAAGGGGAAAAAAAAGATGGGGAATAA
- a CDS encoding ferredoxin, producing the protein MVVVTLQRDKCIGCNYCVEMAPNLFQMSKKDGKTVLLNSNDAKGFFTLKSPDHTIFEDGELAVKACPVKIISIKEV; encoded by the coding sequence ATGGTTGTTGTAACGTTACAAAGAGATAAATGTATTGGGTGTAATTATTGTGTAGAAATGGCTCCTAATTTATTTCAGATGTCAAAAAAAGACGGTAAAACAGTGTTGTTGAACTCAAATGACGCAAAAGGATTTTTCACATTGAAATCGCCAGATCATACAATTTTTGAAGATGGAGAGTTGGCCGTTAAGGCATGTCCGGTTAAAATTATTTCAATTAAAGAAGTCTGA
- a CDS encoding peptidase U32 family protein, producing MTTSGKIELMAPAGNFESMQAALDNGCDSIYFGVEQLNMRARATVNFVLEDLPEIARRCNEKNVRTYLTLNTIIYDHDLSVVKTLLSKVKEAGITAVIASDQAVIMTAKTMGIEVHISTQLNVTNIETVKFYAMFADTIVLSRELSLRQVKNITANIEKEEIKGPSGNLVEIEIFGHGALCMAVSGKCYLSLHSHNSSANRGACKQNCRKKYTVIDQESGFEIEVDNEYLMSPKDLCTLDFLDQVIDSGIKVLKIEGRGRAADYVATVIKTYREAIDAYYEGVFTKEKVDVWMQTLATVYNRGFWSGYYLGQKLGEWSDNPGSSATQKKVYVGKGMHYFPKSNIAEFKIEAYDIKKGDKILITGSSTGAQELVLEEMYVNDVDAEKAIKGDSCTLKVPFRIRLSDKMYKIVAS from the coding sequence ATGACTACTTCTGGAAAAATTGAATTGATGGCTCCTGCTGGAAATTTTGAATCGATGCAGGCAGCTCTAGATAATGGTTGTGATTCAATCTATTTTGGAGTGGAGCAATTGAATATGCGGGCTCGTGCAACAGTGAATTTTGTTTTAGAAGATTTACCAGAAATTGCTCGAAGATGTAATGAAAAAAACGTTAGAACCTATTTAACGTTAAATACAATTATTTACGACCATGATTTGTCAGTTGTAAAAACGCTTTTGTCTAAGGTTAAAGAGGCGGGCATTACAGCAGTTATCGCTTCAGATCAGGCGGTAATAATGACGGCAAAAACAATGGGAATTGAAGTGCATATTTCCACGCAGTTGAATGTAACAAATATTGAAACAGTTAAGTTTTATGCTATGTTTGCTGATACAATTGTATTGTCTAGAGAATTAAGTTTACGTCAAGTAAAAAATATCACAGCCAATATAGAAAAGGAAGAAATAAAAGGGCCAAGTGGAAATTTGGTAGAAATTGAAATTTTCGGACATGGTGCTTTGTGTATGGCAGTTTCTGGGAAATGCTACCTGAGCTTGCATTCGCATAATTCTTCTGCAAATAGAGGAGCGTGTAAGCAAAATTGCAGAAAAAAATACACAGTTATAGATCAGGAATCTGGTTTTGAAATTGAAGTAGATAATGAGTATTTAATGTCGCCTAAAGATCTATGTACTTTGGATTTCTTAGATCAAGTAATAGATTCGGGAATAAAAGTGTTAAAAATTGAAGGTAGAGGTAGAGCTGCTGATTATGTGGCGACAGTTATAAAAACCTATAGAGAAGCTATTGATGCGTATTATGAAGGTGTCTTTACAAAAGAAAAAGTTGATGTATGGATGCAAACTTTAGCAACTGTTTATAATCGTGGTTTTTGGAGTGGTTATTACTTAGGTCAGAAGCTAGGAGAATGGTCAGATAATCCTGGATCTAGTGCTACACAAAAGAAAGTGTATGTGGGGAAAGGAATGCATTATTTTCCGAAATCTAATATTGCAGAATTTAAAATTGAAGCTTACGATATTAAAAAAGGAGATAAAATTTTAATTACAGGATCAAGTACAGGTGCACAAGAGCTGGTTTTAGAAGAAATGTACGTGAATGATGTAGATGCTGAAAAAGCAATAAAAGGAGATAGTTGTACTTTAAAAGTACCTTTTAGAATTCGTTTGTCGGATAAAATGTATAAAATTGTAGCAAGTTAA
- a CDS encoding CoA transferase subunit B, whose protein sequence is MALDKNQIAQRIAKEVKDGYYVNLGIGIPTLVANYVREDISVEFQSENGVLGMGPFPFEGEEDADIINAGKQTITTLPGASFFDSAFSFGMIRSQKVDLTILGAMEVSENGDIANWKIPGKMVKGMGGAMDLVASAENIIVAMMHVNKAGESKLLKSCSLPLTGVKCVKKIVTELAVIEITEKGFKLLERAPGVSVDDIKKATEGTLIIEGEIPEMIL, encoded by the coding sequence ATGGCATTAGATAAAAATCAAATAGCGCAAAGAATTGCTAAAGAAGTAAAAGATGGTTATTACGTAAACCTAGGTATTGGAATCCCAACATTAGTTGCAAATTATGTTAGGGAAGATATTTCTGTAGAATTTCAAAGTGAAAACGGTGTTTTAGGAATGGGGCCTTTCCCTTTTGAAGGAGAGGAAGATGCAGATATTATAAATGCAGGAAAACAAACTATAACTACTTTACCAGGGGCTAGTTTTTTCGATTCTGCTTTTAGTTTTGGAATGATCCGTAGTCAAAAAGTAGATTTAACAATTTTAGGAGCAATGGAAGTTTCCGAAAATGGAGATATTGCAAACTGGAAAATTCCAGGGAAAATGGTTAAAGGAATGGGAGGAGCAATGGATTTGGTTGCATCAGCAGAGAATATAATTGTAGCGATGATGCATGTAAATAAAGCAGGTGAATCTAAGCTTCTTAAAAGTTGTTCGCTTCCATTAACAGGTGTTAAGTGTGTTAAAAAAATTGTTACTGAATTAGCAGTAATAGAAATTACTGAAAAAGGATTTAAATTACTAGAAAGAGCACCAGGAGTTTCTGTTGATGATATTAAAAAGGCAACTGAAGGAACTTTAATAATTGAAGGGGAAATTCCAGAAATGATATTGTAA
- a CDS encoding gliding motility lipoprotein GldH — protein sequence MILKRNNAVLFFIIFVFFFSCDKKRVFDEYKGVNGNWEATDTIQFVFDQKDTINPYNLFLNIRNTNEYPFNNLFLIVSLKQPDSLVKIDTLEFAMTKPDGSLLGEGFSDIKESKLWYQENFKFKQAGKYTVKIQHALRETGSVSGIEELKGVTDIGFRIEKTK from the coding sequence ATGATTCTAAAAAGGAATAACGCAGTATTATTTTTTATAATTTTTGTATTCTTTTTTTCTTGTGATAAAAAAAGAGTATTTGATGAATACAAAGGAGTTAATGGAAATTGGGAAGCAACAGATACTATTCAGTTTGTTTTTGACCAAAAAGATACAATAAATCCATATAATTTATTTCTAAATATTCGAAATACAAATGAGTATCCATTTAATAACTTGTTTCTTATAGTGTCGCTTAAGCAGCCTGATAGTTTAGTAAAAATTGATACTTTGGAATTTGCAATGACAAAGCCTGATGGATCATTATTAGGAGAAGGGTTTTCGGACATTAAAGAAAGTAAATTGTGGTATCAAGAAAATTTTAAATTTAAGCAAGCAGGGAAGTATACTGTAAAAATTCAACATGCACTAAGAGAAACAGGTAGTGTTTCAGGAATTGAAGAATTAAAAGGAGTTACAGATATAGGTTTCAGAATTGAAAAAACAAAATAA
- a CDS encoding PSP1 domain-containing protein yields MACNNCSTGTTDGVPKGCNNKGSCGTGSCNKLTVFDWLSNMTLPQGQEPFDCVEVRFKNGRKEFFRNTEKLTLSMGDVIATESSPGHDVGIVSLSGELVKIQMKKKNVPIESELPKIYRKASQKDIDIWSEARKKEEIVRMKARELAIALNLEMKISDVEFQGDGSKATFYYTANDRVDFRQLIKDFAREFSIRIEMKQVGFRQEASRLGGIGSCGRELCCSTWLTDFRSVNTSAARYQQLSLNPQKLAGQCGKLKCCLNYELDTYLDALKEFPDLDTKLFTEKGNANCQKVDIFKELMWFSYENQPAHWHVLSVANVKEIIAINKDSKKVEAIEDFVIETAKEIENNFQNVVGQDSLTRFDNKTRKKPNKNSNNKTNNKTNNKNKKRRKPTNFKNDSKKE; encoded by the coding sequence ATGGCATGTAATAACTGTTCGACAGGAACAACCGATGGTGTTCCTAAGGGATGTAACAATAAAGGGTCGTGTGGCACCGGAAGCTGCAATAAATTAACTGTTTTTGATTGGTTATCAAATATGACATTACCACAAGGTCAAGAACCGTTTGACTGTGTAGAAGTAAGATTTAAAAATGGTAGAAAGGAGTTTTTTAGAAATACAGAAAAGTTAACTCTTTCAATGGGAGATGTTATTGCAACAGAATCTTCACCAGGACATGATGTTGGAATCGTGTCTTTATCAGGAGAATTAGTAAAAATTCAAATGAAAAAGAAAAATGTTCCAATTGAGAGTGAATTACCAAAAATATACAGAAAGGCGTCTCAAAAAGACATAGATATATGGAGCGAAGCGAGAAAGAAAGAAGAGATTGTTAGAATGAAAGCCCGAGAGCTGGCAATTGCGCTAAACTTGGAAATGAAAATATCAGATGTTGAATTTCAGGGAGATGGCTCAAAAGCAACCTTTTATTATACAGCAAATGATAGAGTCGATTTTCGCCAATTAATCAAAGATTTCGCTCGTGAGTTTAGTATTCGAATTGAAATGAAGCAAGTCGGGTTTCGTCAAGAAGCTTCTCGATTAGGAGGTATTGGATCTTGTGGAAGAGAGCTTTGTTGTTCAACATGGTTAACTGATTTTAGAAGTGTTAATACTTCAGCGGCAAGATATCAACAATTGTCGTTGAATCCTCAAAAATTAGCAGGACAATGTGGAAAGTTAAAATGCTGTTTGAATTATGAATTAGATACATATTTAGATGCATTAAAAGAATTTCCTGATTTAGATACTAAACTTTTTACAGAAAAAGGGAATGCAAATTGCCAAAAAGTAGACATTTTTAAAGAATTAATGTGGTTTTCTTATGAAAATCAACCAGCTCATTGGCATGTTTTATCCGTTGCTAATGTAAAGGAGATTATAGCTATAAATAAAGATAGTAAAAAAGTTGAGGCTATTGAAGATTTTGTGATTGAAACCGCTAAAGAAATTGAAAATAATTTTCAAAATGTAGTAGGACAAGATAGTTTGACTCGTTTTGATAATAAAACAAGAAAAAAACCTAATAAAAACAGTAATAATAAGACTAATAATAAGACTAATAATAAGAATAAAAAGCGTCGTAAACCAACAAATTTTAAAAATGATTCTAAAAAGGAATAA
- a CDS encoding penicillin-binding protein 1A, with product MATKKKETNNYSKYIKIFWKTFLFGLTSVILLFLFASWGFFGAMPTFENLENPDSNVATEIISSDGVVLGKFYTQNRIPVKYEDLPKDLINALIATEDERFYEHSGIDPRGTIRAIAKLGTDGGASTISQQLAKNLFHGSDGARNIFVRVIQKVKEWIIAVRLERQYTKKEIIAMYLNQVDFVNGAIGIRSASKIYFNKEPKDLKVEEAAVFVGMLTNPSLYNPNRETRKKLVLDRRNTVLGQMVRSGFLTEAKKIELQKTPLVLDFKPESHNEGIATYFREYLKGYMKDWVKEHKKDDGSEYDIYRDGLKIYTTIDSRMQKYAEESVEEHLTNLQAKFFELAKGKKNAPFVNLSDVETEKIIKRSMKNSERWRILKEDGKSDAEILKSFEVKAKMKIFSWKGEKDTIMTPRDSIIYYKHMLQTGMMAMEPQTGHIKAWVGGNNYKYFQYDHVGQGARQVGSTFKPFVYSTAIEQLGMSPCDSIIDGPFTMPKGRWGISSSWTPRNSSHKYYGMKDLKFCLANSINTVSAKLMDRVGPKAVVNMAHDLGVTTDIPEQPAIALGAVEITVSEMVGAFSTFVNQGVYIKPTFITRIEDKNGVILEQIIPESKDVMNKDVAYAIVKLMEGVVQSGTSARLRNGSVRGLTNYKYKFNNPIAGKTGTTQNNSDGWFIGMVPNLSAGIWVGNEDRAAHFRSTNFGQGATMALPIWGLFMDKCYKDKELNVSKGAFERPDKISISVDCDKTKVTTDSIDVDAPDMNEFDL from the coding sequence ATGGCTACGAAAAAAAAAGAAACTAATAATTACTCTAAATATATTAAGATTTTTTGGAAGACTTTTTTGTTTGGTCTTACAAGTGTAATTCTATTATTTTTATTTGCTTCATGGGGATTTTTTGGAGCGATGCCAACTTTTGAAAATTTAGAAAATCCTGATTCTAATGTAGCTACAGAAATCATATCTTCTGATGGAGTGGTTTTAGGAAAATTCTATACTCAAAATAGGATTCCTGTGAAATATGAAGATTTACCTAAAGATCTTATAAATGCTTTAATTGCTACAGAAGATGAGCGTTTTTATGAGCATTCTGGAATTGATCCAAGAGGAACAATAAGGGCAATTGCAAAATTAGGAACCGATGGAGGAGCAAGTACTATTAGTCAGCAGTTAGCAAAGAATTTATTTCATGGGAGCGATGGGGCTCGAAATATATTTGTTAGGGTTATTCAAAAAGTGAAAGAATGGATCATTGCAGTTCGTTTGGAAAGACAATACACAAAAAAGGAAATTATTGCAATGTATTTAAATCAGGTAGATTTTGTAAATGGAGCTATAGGTATTCGCTCAGCTTCAAAAATCTATTTTAATAAAGAACCTAAAGATTTAAAAGTTGAAGAAGCAGCAGTTTTTGTCGGAATGTTAACAAATCCTTCTTTATATAATCCAAATCGTGAAACTAGAAAGAAATTAGTTTTAGATAGAAGAAACACTGTTTTAGGACAAATGGTTAGAAGTGGTTTTTTAACAGAAGCAAAAAAAATAGAATTGCAAAAAACACCACTTGTTCTTGATTTTAAGCCTGAAAGCCATAATGAAGGAATTGCAACATATTTTAGAGAATATCTAAAGGGGTATATGAAAGACTGGGTTAAAGAGCATAAAAAAGATGATGGTTCTGAGTATGATATATATAGAGACGGTTTAAAAATATACACAACGATTGATTCGCGTATGCAAAAGTATGCGGAAGAATCAGTAGAAGAACATTTGACAAATTTACAAGCTAAGTTTTTTGAACTGGCAAAAGGAAAGAAAAATGCGCCTTTTGTTAATCTATCTGATGTAGAAACTGAAAAAATAATTAAGAGATCAATGAAAAACTCTGAGAGATGGAGAATTTTAAAAGAAGACGGAAAGTCGGATGCTGAAATTTTAAAATCTTTTGAAGTTAAAGCAAAAATGAAAATATTCTCTTGGAAAGGTGAAAAAGACACCATAATGACACCAAGAGATTCTATTATTTATTACAAACATATGCTTCAAACTGGGATGATGGCAATGGAGCCGCAAACAGGTCATATAAAGGCATGGGTTGGTGGAAATAATTATAAATATTTTCAGTATGATCATGTTGGACAAGGAGCAAGACAAGTAGGTTCAACATTTAAACCGTTTGTTTATTCAACTGCTATTGAGCAATTAGGGATGTCTCCATGTGATTCTATTATTGATGGTCCATTCACAATGCCAAAAGGAAGATGGGGAATATCATCTAGTTGGACACCAAGAAACTCAAGTCATAAATATTATGGGATGAAAGACTTGAAGTTTTGTTTGGCTAATTCTATAAATACAGTTTCGGCTAAGTTGATGGATAGAGTAGGTCCTAAAGCAGTTGTTAATATGGCACATGACTTAGGTGTTACTACAGATATTCCAGAACAACCAGCAATTGCATTAGGTGCTGTAGAAATTACAGTGAGTGAAATGGTTGGAGCGTTTAGTACTTTTGTTAATCAAGGAGTTTATATAAAACCAACATTTATTACAAGAATTGAAGATAAAAACGGTGTGATTTTAGAGCAAATTATTCCAGAGTCTAAAGATGTAATGAATAAAGATGTAGCTTATGCTATAGTAAAGTTAATGGAAGGGGTAGTGCAATCAGGGACAAGTGCGCGTCTTAGAAACGGAAGTGTAAGAGGATTGACAAATTATAAATATAAATTTAATAATCCAATAGCAGGGAAAACAGGAACTACTCAGAATAATTCAGATGGTTGGTTTATAGGTATGGTACCTAATCTTTCTGCGGGAATATGGGTTGGAAATGAAGATAGAGCTGCACACTTTAGAAGTACAAATTTTGGACAAGGAGCGACAATGGCATTACCAATATGGGGATTGTTTATGGATAAATGTTATAAGGATAAAGAATTAAATGTCTCTAAAGGTGCATTTGAAAGACCTGATAAGATTTCTATTAGTGTAGACTGTGATAAGACGAAAGTTACTACAGATTCTATTGATGTTGATGCTCCAGATATGAATGAATTTGATCTTTAA
- a CDS encoding CoA transferase subunit A: MINRRVNNVEEALQGIENGMTIMLGGFGLCGIPENSIAELVSKRVTDLTCISNNAGVDDFGLGLLLQNRQIKKMISSYVGENAEFERQMLSGELEVELTPQGTLAEKCRAAQAGIPAFFTPAGYGTEVAEGKEVRDFNGKMHVMEHAFKADFAIVKAWKGDEAGNLIFKGTARNFNAVMAGAGKITIAEVEELVPAGTLDPNQIHIPGIMVNRIFKGEKFEKRIEQRTVRQK; the protein is encoded by the coding sequence ATGATTAATCGTAGAGTAAATAACGTTGAAGAGGCTTTACAAGGGATTGAGAATGGAATGACTATAATGTTGGGAGGTTTTGGGCTTTGTGGAATTCCTGAAAACAGTATTGCTGAATTAGTAAGTAAAAGAGTTACAGATTTAACTTGCATATCAAATAATGCAGGAGTTGATGATTTTGGATTAGGGTTATTGTTGCAAAATCGTCAAATAAAGAAAATGATTTCTTCTTATGTAGGAGAAAATGCAGAGTTTGAAAGACAAATGCTTTCTGGAGAACTAGAAGTGGAATTAACACCGCAAGGGACATTAGCAGAGAAATGTCGTGCGGCTCAAGCAGGTATTCCGGCCTTTTTCACGCCTGCAGGTTATGGAACTGAAGTGGCAGAAGGAAAAGAAGTGAGAGATTTTAATGGTAAAATGCACGTTATGGAACATGCTTTTAAAGCAGATTTTGCTATAGTAAAAGCGTGGAAGGGAGATGAAGCTGGAAATCTTATCTTTAAAGGAACGGCCAGAAACTTTAATGCTGTAATGGCAGGAGCAGGGAAAATTACAATTGCTGAGGTTGAAGAATTAGTTCCAGCAGGAACTTTAGATCCGAATCAAATTCATATTCCAGGAATTATGGTAAACCGTATTTTTAAAGGAGAAAAGTTTGAAAAGAGAATTGAGCAACGAACTGTAAGACAAAAATAA